In Gordonia phthalatica, one genomic interval encodes:
- a CDS encoding aldehyde dehydrogenase — protein sequence MTEPIETTKLYIGGAWVEPHSTEVLEVFSPATGEKVGSVPLADEQDVDAAVRAARASFDAGVWRNTPPAQRAAVIRRAAELINERGADIGALVSAEMGATPGDVATLQQLAGTGVLNAYADAAEAYEWEEKRTGIFGETLVVREPVGVVGAIIAWNVPLFLFCNKFGPALAAGCSIVLKPAPETPLNANLLAELFTEAGVPEGVISIVPGGIETGQALVNHPDIDKITFTGSTRAGRAIAATCGDQLKRCSLELGGKSAAIVLDDADIAASAPMLVFSGILNSGQACVAQTRVLVPRSKHDEVVDAMVTVASTFTPGLPTDPETKVGPIINSRQHEKVTGYIAKGKKEGATAVLEVPAPEIGTGNFVGPTIFTGVTNDMTIAREEIFGPVISVIAYDDVDEAIAIANDSDYGLAGSVWTADVAKGVEIAKQIRTGTMGINWYAIDPSSPFGGYKKSGIGRENGREGLESYLEHKAILMPMGYTS from the coding sequence ATGACCGAGCCCATCGAAACCACCAAGCTGTACATCGGCGGCGCCTGGGTGGAGCCGCACTCCACCGAGGTGCTCGAGGTGTTCTCCCCGGCCACCGGGGAGAAGGTGGGCTCGGTCCCCCTCGCAGACGAGCAGGATGTCGACGCCGCGGTCCGCGCGGCCCGCGCATCGTTCGACGCGGGCGTCTGGCGCAATACTCCTCCGGCCCAGCGAGCTGCGGTTATCCGCCGCGCGGCCGAGCTGATCAACGAGCGCGGCGCCGACATCGGTGCCCTGGTGTCAGCGGAGATGGGTGCCACCCCCGGCGATGTCGCCACCCTCCAGCAGCTCGCCGGAACCGGCGTCCTGAACGCCTATGCGGATGCCGCCGAGGCCTACGAGTGGGAGGAGAAGCGCACCGGCATCTTCGGTGAGACCCTGGTGGTCCGGGAGCCGGTCGGCGTGGTCGGCGCGATCATCGCGTGGAACGTCCCGCTGTTCCTTTTCTGCAACAAGTTCGGGCCCGCTTTGGCAGCCGGTTGCTCAATTGTGCTCAAGCCCGCGCCGGAGACTCCGCTCAACGCGAACCTGCTCGCCGAGTTGTTCACGGAGGCGGGCGTGCCCGAGGGCGTCATCTCGATCGTCCCCGGCGGCATCGAGACCGGTCAGGCACTCGTGAACCACCCCGACATCGACAAGATCACCTTCACCGGCTCCACCCGCGCCGGTCGTGCCATCGCCGCCACCTGCGGCGACCAGCTGAAGCGGTGCTCGCTGGAACTCGGCGGCAAGTCCGCGGCCATCGTCCTGGACGACGCCGACATCGCGGCCAGCGCACCGATGCTCGTCTTCTCCGGAATCCTGAACTCCGGCCAGGCATGCGTCGCACAGACCCGCGTGCTGGTCCCGCGCAGCAAACACGACGAGGTGGTCGACGCGATGGTCACCGTCGCATCCACATTCACGCCGGGACTGCCGACCGATCCGGAGACCAAGGTCGGACCGATCATCAACAGCCGCCAGCACGAGAAGGTGACCGGCTACATCGCCAAGGGCAAGAAGGAGGGCGCCACCGCGGTCCTCGAGGTCCCCGCACCGGAGATCGGCACCGGTAACTTCGTCGGGCCCACCATCTTCACGGGCGTCACCAACGACATGACGATCGCCCGCGAGGAGATCTTCGGTCCGGTCATCAGCGTCATCGCGTACGACGACGTCGACGAGGCCATCGCGATCGCCAACGACTCCGACTACGGCCTCGCCGGCTCCGTGTGGACCGCCGATGTGGCGAAGGGTGTCGAGATCGCCAAGCAGATCCGTACCGGAACGATGGGCATCAACTGGTACGCGATCGACCCGTCGTCGCCGTTCGGCGGCTACAAGAAGTCCGGCATCGGCCGCGAGAACGGCCGCGAAGGACTGGAGAGCTACCTGGAGCACAAGGCCATCCTGATGCCGATGGGCTACACCTCGTAG